One Ezakiella massiliensis genomic window, GGTAAGAAAGGCAGATATGCTCAAGCTTGCCGAAAAGCACAACGATTGTTGCTTCCACATTTTCACCAACGGAACTCTGATTGACAGAGAATTTTGCAAGGAAGTAAAGAGACTTGGCAATATGAATTTCGCAGTCAGCCTTGAAGGTTACGAAGATGAAAATGACTTCAGACGCGGCGAAGGTGTTTACAAAAAAGTTATCGACGCCATGAAAATTATGAAAGAGGAAGGATTATTATTTGGAAATGCCGTTTGCTACACCAGCAAAAACATTGATACAGTTACAAGCGATGAATTTTTGAAACTACTTATCGACAATGGATCAAAACTCATTTGGTACTTCCACTATATGCCAGTTGGTAAGGACGCAGTTGTAGAACTTATGCCAAATCCTGAGCAAAGAAAATACATGGTCGAAAGAATTGACCAATTGAGGAGCAAGGATGCAGATCCTGCAATTGTGGCTTTTGACTTCCAAAACGACGGCAGACTCATCAACGGATGTATAGCAGGTGGCAAGGACTACATGCATATTAACGCAAACGGCGACGTAGAGCCATGCGTATTTATCCACTATTCAAGTGCAAATATCAGAGACGTTTCTATTAAGGACGCTTTGGCCCAACCACTCTTTATGGCCTACAAGGAAAATCAACCATTTAATGAAAACCACTTTAGACCATGCCCAATGCTAGAAAATCCTGATCTCTTACGCAAGATGGTCAAGGAAACCGGGGCCAAGTCAACAGACTTGATTGAATCCGAAGACGTTGAACACCTATGCGGCAAGTGTGATATGTATGCAGAACACTGGAAGGATACAGCTGACGAACTCTGGGCTAAGGAAAAGGCCAAGAAAGAAGCCAAGGAAAAAGTAACAGCAGGTAAGTAAATTTATTTGTATTTTTGCCTCCTAGTTAAAAGATAGCAAAATATTGCTGGCAAAAATAAAATACACGAGTCGAAAAAATTTCTATTAATATATAACTCCATGAAGACAATAAAAAGAGTTGTGGCAAAGGAGTGTACTGCCCCCTTAAATCCGGACACGGAAATAAGGGAGCAGTACATAAAGGCCACAACTTTTTTGTTGGGTTTTTAAAATATTTTTTCAAATGTGAGAATGAAAACTTTATATTATAAAGGGAGTTTAATTTAAAAATGCTATGTAAGTAAAGGCTAGTGAAGCTTTTCGAAGAGTTTATTAAGAAATAATTTATCTGGTTAAAATCTAGTTACAATACAATGAAATAATAGAAATTTCGCCACATTTTTAATTTTATATGTTATAATTGTTATTGAGTTAATTTATAGGGCCTATAAGAACTCACATGAATTAATGCGTATGTGCACTGTCGTGGGATTAAGGGCCACTTACTTATGAGGAGTTGTAATGGGAAAGTATGTTTTTAAAAAAGTATTATTGGGCTTGATGACTATTTTCTTTTCTTTTGTGATGACTTTTTTCTTGATCAGGTTGGCACCTGGTACACCTATGATGGTCATTGCTAACAAAGAAAATCCAAATCCTGAGCAAATTGAATACTTAAAAGAAAAATACAACTTGGACAAACCAGTTGCCGTTCAATTTACTACTTATGTAAAAAATGCTGCAAAGGGTGATTTTGGTTTTTCATACAAGAGCAACCTACCTGTTTTTGAGGTTATAAAGAGGAGAATTGGGCCTACTCTATTACTTACTTTGATGGCAACTTTTATTTCCATTGGCCTGGGGATTCTTTTTGGAATAATTGCCAGCCGGAACTTAAATGGTTTCGTAGATAAATTGTTTAATCATATTTCTTATTTTTTTGACGCTATGCCGAG contains:
- a CDS encoding radical SAM protein, producing the protein MNLKDAAEKKAVETFVNHELKKLEKEPVETFKNLMGYAKKLKVFEDETFDKAIRVADDPNNGWTKYGIDIAQNIDRNILYKTIMNFGYEASLYGSKVREKHRQELGTNLPWTILFDPTSACNLHCIGCWAAEYGNKLNLTFEEMDSIVTQGKELGIYFYLVTGGEPLVRKADMLKLAEKHNDCCFHIFTNGTLIDREFCKEVKRLGNMNFAVSLEGYEDENDFRRGEGVYKKVIDAMKIMKEEGLLFGNAVCYTSKNIDTVTSDEFLKLLIDNGSKLIWYFHYMPVGKDAVVELMPNPEQRKYMVERIDQLRSKDADPAIVAFDFQNDGRLINGCIAGGKDYMHINANGDVEPCVFIHYSSANIRDVSIKDALAQPLFMAYKENQPFNENHFRPCPMLENPDLLRKMVKETGAKSTDLIESEDVEHLCGKCDMYAEHWKDTADELWAKEKAKKEAKEKVTAGK